Proteins encoded by one window of Cervus canadensis isolate Bull #8, Minnesota chromosome 18, ASM1932006v1, whole genome shotgun sequence:
- the ZNF583 gene encoding zinc finger protein 583 isoform X3 gives MMMGRSHLSYNLNCSSWRGDPKSKDWFKNQLGTQEVHASQLIVTHREILTEDHSNEYTKSWQTFHQDTIFDIKQKRNKHEPQKRSYRKKPVEMKRKKVYVEKKLLKCNECEKVFNQSSSLTLHQRIHTGEKPYACVECGKTFSQSANLAQHKRIHTGEKPYECKECRKAFSQNAHLAQHQRVHTGEKPYQCKECKKAFSQIAHLTQHQRVHTGERPFECIECGKAFSNGSFLAQHQRIHTGEKPYVCHVCAKAFSHRGYLIVHQRIHTGERPYECKECRKTFSQYAHLAQHQRVHTGEKPYECKVCRKAFSQIAYLDQHQRVHTGEKPYECIECGKAFSNSSSLAQHQRSHTGEKPYMCKECRKTFSQNAGLAQHQRIHTGEKPYECNICGKAFSYSGSLTLHQRIHTGERPYECKDCRKSFRQRAHLAHHERIHTMESFLTLSSPSASVSSPLPRPVGFIS, from the coding sequence ATGATGATGGGAAGAAGCCATCTTAGTTATAACCTCAACTGCTCCAGTTGGAGAGGAGACCCTAAAAGTAAGGACTGGTTTAAGAACCAGTTGGGAACTCAGGAGGTACATGCTAGTCAGCTGATCGTCACTCACAGAGAAATCCTAACTGAGGATCACAGTAATGAATATACTAAGTCCTGGCAAACTTTCCATCAGGATACAATCTTTGATATAAAGCAGAAACGTAATAAGCATGAGCCACAAAAGAGAAGTTACCGGAAAAAACCTGTGGAAATGAAACGTAAGAAAGTCTATGTAGAAAAGAAACTTTTGAAATGTAATGAATGTGAGAAGGTGTTCAACCAGAGCTCATCTCTCACtcttcatcagagaattcatactggagagaagccctacGCGTGTGTCGAGTGTGGGAAAACCTTCAGTCAGAGTGCAAACCTAGCTCAACATAAGAGaatccacactggagagaaaccctatgaatgtaaggaatgcAGGAAAGCCTTCAGCCAGAATGCCCACCTTGCTCAACAccagagagttcatactggagagaaaccttatcaGTGTAAAGAGTGCAAAAAAGCCTTCAGCCAGATTGCACACCTGACTCAACAccagagagttcatactggagagagaccTTTTGAATGTATCGAGTGTGGAAAGGCCTTTAGTAATGGTTCATTTCTTGCTcagcatcagagaattcacactggagagaaaccttatgtATGTCATGTGTGTGCGAAAGCCTTTAGCCATCGTGGATACCTAATTGTACATCAGAGAATACATACAGGAGAGAGACCCTATGAATGTAAGGAGTGTAGGAAAACCTTCAGCCAGTATGCACACCTTGCTCAGCACCAGAgggttcatactggagagaaaccgtATGAATGTAAAGTATGTAGGAAAGCCTTCAGCCAGATCGCGTACCTTGATCAACATCAGAGGGTTCACACtggggagaaaccctatgaatgtatcgaatgtgggaaggcctttagCAACAGTTCGTCACTTGCACAACATCAGAGAAGTCATACCGGAGAGAAGCCTTACATGTGTAAGGAATGTAGGAAAACGTTCAGCCAGAATGCAGGCCTTGCTCAGcatcagcgaattcatactggagagaaaccttatgaatgtaaCATTTGTGGGAAAGCCTTTAGCTACAGTGGGTCTCTAACTctacatcagagaattcatactggagaaagACCCTATGAGTGTAAGGACTGCAGGAAATCTTTCAGGCAGCGAGCACACCTCGCTCATCATGAGAGAATCCACACTATGGAGTCATTCTTGACTCTTTCCTCTCCCTCAGCCTCTGTGTCCAGTCCGCTGCCAAGACCTGTAGGCTTTATCTCCTAA